The genomic stretch GTTTTTGTATTAGGGATCGATATCGGTTCGGCCCAATCCAAAGGGGTTGCCCTCGGTGATCAGGGCCCTCTTGGGTCTTGTGAGTGCGCCTCCGGAGGAGATTTCAAGCTGACAGCCGAGAAGATGAAAGAGGAGTTACTTTCTCAGGCCGGGAGGTCAAGGGATAATATCTCAAGGACGGTCGCTACGGGATATGGGTCCAAACTGGTCATCTTCGCGGATGAAATCAAATCGGATATCGTCTGCCTTGCGAAGGGCATCTCTTCTCTGCTTCCCACGGTGAGGACCGTCATTGACGTAGGAGATCTTTACACAAAGGTCCTCCGCACGGATGGTCATGGAAGTGTGCACAGCTTTATATTGAGCGGTAAATGTGCGGGAGGAAGCGGCAGGATTCTTCAGGTCATTGCTAAGGTTCTTCAGGTCAAGGTGGATGAGATGGGTGAGTTATCTTTAAAATCAAAAAAGAGAGTCGAGTTTAACACCGGATGCGCCGTTTTCGCAGAAACGGAGGCGATTTCCCGACTCTCCCAAGAAGTCACAAAAGAAGACCTTCTGGCAGGCTTGCACAGAGCCCTGGCGGCCCAGATCAACAGTCTGGCCGAGAGAATAGGTGTGGAGCAGGATGTAGCCATGGTTGGAGGCGGAGCAAGAGATGCAGGCCTTGTTCAAGCCC from Deltaproteobacteria bacterium encodes the following:
- a CDS encoding acyl-CoA dehydratase activase; translated protein: MVFVLGIDIGSAQSKGVALGDQGPLGSCECASGGDFKLTAEKMKEELLSQAGRSRDNISRTVATGYGSKLVIFADEIKSDIVCLAKGISSLLPTVRTVIDVGDLYTKVLRTDGHGSVHSFILSGKCAGGSGRILQVIAKVLQVKVDEMGELSLKSKKRVEFNTGCAVFAETEAISRLSQEVTKEDLLAGLHRALAAQINSLAERIGVEQDVAMVGGGARDAGLVQALKEIRGHNILIPPNPHMTAALGAAVIARESLKR